The following proteins are encoded in a genomic region of Enterocloster clostridioformis:
- a CDS encoding nucleotidyltransferase family protein yields the protein MQAILLAGGLGTRLRSVVSDRPKPMALIEGKPFMEYVTRELVRHGVTDIVFAVGYKGTMVEEHFGDGAAFGFHADYAYEETLLGTAGAIKNAGRFITEDCFYVLNGDTFYQIDYTRLLRQQDSQNLDMALVLRRVPDVSRYGQAVLDRDGFLTGFNEKTEDAREGTINGGIYLMKQRLLDEIPEGKVSLENDMIPRWLSEGRRLGGFVNDGYFIDIGIPEAYFQFQKDVKNKAVI from the coding sequence ATGCAGGCTATTTTGTTGGCAGGCGGTCTGGGGACCAGGCTTCGCAGTGTGGTGAGCGACCGGCCCAAGCCAATGGCGTTGATTGAAGGGAAGCCTTTTATGGAATATGTGACCCGTGAGCTGGTCCGCCATGGGGTTACGGATATTGTTTTTGCCGTGGGATATAAGGGGACTATGGTGGAGGAGCATTTCGGTGATGGGGCTGCTTTTGGGTTTCATGCTGATTATGCCTATGAGGAGACGCTTCTGGGTACGGCAGGGGCCATAAAGAATGCGGGCAGGTTTATCACAGAGGATTGTTTTTATGTGCTGAATGGGGATACATTTTACCAGATTGACTATACACGGCTCCTGAGACAGCAGGACAGCCAGAATTTGGATATGGCTCTGGTACTGCGCAGGGTGCCCGACGTTTCGCGGTACGGCCAGGCGGTTTTGGACCGGGATGGATTCCTGACCGGGTTTAATGAAAAGACAGAGGATGCCAGGGAAGGGACGATCAACGGAGGCATTTACCTTATGAAACAGCGGCTGCTGGATGAAATACCGGAGGGAAAGGTGTCGCTGGAAAATGACATGATACCCAGGTGGCTGTCAGAGGGAAGGCGTCTGGGAGGCTTTGTCAATGACGGGTATTTTATTGACATTGGCATTCCGGAGGCGTATTTCCAGTTTCAGAAGGATGTAAAGAATAAGGCGGTCATTTGA
- the gmhB gene encoding D-glycero-beta-D-manno-heptose 1,7-bisphosphate 7-phosphatase — protein sequence MERVVFLDRDGTLNEEVHYLHRTSDLKILPGVPEALRMLREAGYRLVVVTNQAGVARGYYGEEDVRNLHVYMNHILEGQGASIDAFYYCPHHPEHGTGPYKKECRCRKPGTGMFEAAAQRFEVDKPHSFMIGDKLLDVEAGNNYGLTTILVGTGYGSGIRGQEEKEGTSPVYDYYAEDLVKAAQWIIEKGQAD from the coding sequence ATGGAGCGAGTTGTTTTTTTGGACCGGGATGGGACTCTGAATGAGGAAGTACACTATCTGCACAGGACTTCGGATCTGAAGATCCTTCCGGGAGTGCCGGAGGCGCTGCGGATGCTTAGGGAGGCCGGGTACCGTCTGGTGGTGGTTACCAATCAGGCGGGAGTGGCCAGAGGGTATTATGGCGAGGAGGACGTGAGGAACCTTCATGTTTATATGAACCATATCCTGGAGGGCCAGGGGGCGTCCATTGACGCATTTTACTACTGTCCCCATCATCCGGAGCACGGAACCGGCCCATATAAGAAGGAGTGCAGATGCCGCAAGCCGGGTACCGGCATGTTTGAGGCGGCCGCACAGCGGTTTGAGGTAGATAAGCCCCATTCCTTTATGATAGGAGATAAACTGCTGGATGTGGAAGCCGGCAATAACTACGGTCTCACCACCATTTTGGTGGGAACCGGTTATGGTAGCGGGATACGCGGCCAGGAGGAGAAGGAAGGGACCTCTCCGGTATATGATTACTACGCGGAGGACCTTGTAAAAGCAGCTCAGTGGATTATTGAGAAAGGACAGGCAGACTAA
- a CDS encoding D-sedoheptulose-7-phosphate isomerase, with translation MREMEYLEELTSRYPVLEAVKGDVLAAYEILRDCYAGGGKVMIAGNGGSCADSEHIVGELMKGFVKRRPVSGDFAAALKKADEKRGEELASCLQGGLPAIALTGHAGLSTAFLNDVNGEMIYAQQLYGYGKKGDVFMGISTSGNAENVMYAVAVAKASGIKTIGLTGKNGGKMAGACDCSIVVPSDETFKIQELHLPIYHALCLMLEEHFYEV, from the coding sequence ATGAGAGAGATGGAATATCTGGAGGAACTGACCAGCCGGTATCCGGTTCTGGAGGCAGTGAAGGGCGATGTGCTGGCCGCGTATGAAATACTGCGGGATTGTTACGCAGGCGGAGGCAAGGTAATGATAGCGGGAAACGGCGGAAGCTGTGCGGACAGCGAACACATTGTGGGAGAACTGATGAAGGGATTTGTAAAACGCCGCCCGGTGTCCGGCGATTTTGCGGCTGCGCTTAAGAAAGCAGACGAAAAGCGGGGGGAAGAGCTGGCATCCTGCTTACAGGGAGGCCTTCCCGCAATTGCCCTTACCGGTCACGCGGGATTGTCCACCGCGTTCCTTAATGATGTAAACGGGGAAATGATTTATGCGCAGCAGCTGTACGGCTATGGAAAAAAGGGTGATGTATTTATGGGCATTTCCACCTCGGGCAATGCTGAGAATGTGATGTATGCCGTGGCCGTGGCAAAGGCGTCCGGCATTAAAACCATTGGACTTACCGGCAAGAACGGCGGGAAGATGGCGGGAGCCTGCGACTGCTCCATTGTGGTGCCTTCTGATGAGACATTTAAAATCCAGGAGCTGCACCTTCCCATTTATCATGCCCTGTGCCTGATGCTGGAGGAACATTTTTATGAGGTATAA
- a CDS encoding glycosyltransferase family A protein, with the protein MRYKHVFAICAYKDSPYLEQCIRSLKAQTVPSHIIICTSTPSSYIDRLAWKYGLQVYVRQGESNIKDDWNFAYSMAEGELVTIAHQDDMYHRDYSAGLLAAHKRYPDMTVFTTDYVIVKQGKLISGDAMLWIKRILRMPLRFPQMNDRAWLKKLAFVLGNPICCPATTYHKAALGEPFVRSEYSFALDWDNLVRLAEEPGRFICDERPLLYYRVHEDATTKACIRDNRRFEEEREMFCRFWPEPVADIIMGFYKKAYGEYE; encoded by the coding sequence ATGAGGTATAAGCATGTATTTGCCATATGCGCCTATAAGGACTCGCCTTATCTGGAGCAGTGCATCCGCTCTCTTAAGGCCCAGACAGTCCCGTCCCATATCATCATCTGTACGTCCACTCCCAGCAGCTATATTGACCGGCTGGCCTGGAAATACGGTCTGCAGGTATACGTGCGTCAGGGGGAGAGCAATATAAAGGATGACTGGAATTTTGCATATTCCATGGCGGAAGGCGAGCTGGTTACCATTGCGCACCAGGATGACATGTACCACCGTGATTACAGCGCAGGGCTCCTGGCTGCTCATAAGAGATATCCGGACATGACGGTTTTTACAACGGATTATGTGATTGTGAAACAGGGAAAGCTCATATCCGGGGATGCCATGCTCTGGATTAAGAGGATTCTGAGGATGCCCCTCCGGTTCCCGCAGATGAACGACAGGGCCTGGTTAAAGAAGCTGGCCTTTGTCCTGGGCAATCCCATATGCTGCCCCGCCACCACCTATCACAAGGCGGCGCTGGGTGAACCCTTTGTGCGCTCGGAATACAGCTTTGCCCTGGACTGGGACAACCTTGTGAGGCTGGCAGAGGAACCGGGACGTTTTATCTGCGATGAGCGGCCTCTTCTCTATTACCGGGTCCATGAGGATGCCACCACAAAGGCATGTATCAGGGATAACCGCCGGTTTGAGGAGGAACGGGAAATGTTCTGCCGTTTCTGGCCGGAGCCGGTGGCGGACATTATCATGGGGTTTTATAAAAAGGCTTATGGAGAATATGAGTAG
- the rfbF gene encoding glucose-1-phosphate cytidylyltransferase: protein MKVVILAGGLGTRISEESHLKPKPMIEIGGKPILWHIMKYYSEFGFHEFIICLGYKQYVVKEFFADYFLHTSDVTFDLANNKMEVHNNYSEPWKVTLVDTGLNTMTGGRVKRIQPFVGNEPFMLTYGDGVSTVDLNELVHFHKSHGRTATITTVNIGQMKGVLDIDENDTVLSFREKEDNDGALINGGFMVMNPEIFNYLEGDSTVFEQGPMQKLAAEGQLKSFYHGGFWQCMDTQREMNKLEGLWQSGKAPWKIW, encoded by the coding sequence ATGAAGGTTGTAATTTTAGCAGGAGGACTTGGTACCAGAATCAGTGAGGAGAGCCATCTGAAGCCAAAGCCGATGATAGAAATTGGCGGAAAACCCATATTGTGGCATATCATGAAGTATTATTCGGAATTCGGATTCCATGAATTCATTATCTGTCTGGGCTATAAGCAGTATGTGGTGAAGGAGTTTTTCGCAGATTATTTCCTTCACACCTCGGATGTGACATTTGATCTGGCCAATAATAAGATGGAAGTCCACAATAACTATTCCGAGCCCTGGAAGGTGACATTGGTGGATACCGGACTCAACACCATGACAGGGGGGCGTGTAAAGCGCATCCAGCCTTTTGTGGGGAATGAACCCTTTATGCTGACCTATGGAGACGGCGTGTCAACAGTGGATTTGAATGAACTGGTGCATTTCCATAAATCCCATGGCAGGACAGCTACCATCACAACGGTCAACATTGGCCAGATGAAGGGCGTCCTGGATATCGATGAAAATGATACGGTCCTTTCTTTCCGGGAAAAGGAGGACAATGACGGTGCCCTGATTAACGGCGGGTTCATGGTGATGAACCCTGAGATATTTAATTATCTGGAAGGGGATTCCACCGTATTCGAGCAGGGCCCCATGCAGAAGCTGGCGGCAGAGGGACAGCTTAAGTCCTTCTATCACGGCGGATTCTGGCAGTGCATGGATACCCAGCGCGAGATGAATAAGCTGGAGGGATTATGGCAGTCAGGTAAGGCGCCCTGGAAGATTTGGTAG
- a CDS encoding IS110 family transposase, translating into MLSIKHFVCCGMDVHKKFVVATIALTDYRGVTSYVKKRFATFNSDLNSLKKWLLSFNCTEICLESTGKYWIPIFNILEDSCHVVVANPKYVRAIKGQKTDDKDSAWIADLFKFDIVPSSYIPCKEIRMLRELFRYRQKLIGHRSSEKNRLQNALTVSNIALASVLSDTFGKSATAIVDYILTCEVFDPEYCKSLLLKKAKDKADDVVTSIIGYELRRDQSVKIKVCRKHFDEINECVSTLEETISDLAKPYHKFIELATTIPGITEQSATFIIAEIGVDMAVFKSSKRLCSWAGLAPENNESAGKKKSVHVSRAGVYLKPLLVQCANAAIKSKNPYFRYKYDRIKKRRGHKRAIIAIARMVLTCIYHMFQKQEVFNPADTDYSAIPEEMYRKFQEQYDRNAIKRLEKRGYMITPPAMA; encoded by the coding sequence ATGTTATCTATCAAACACTTTGTCTGCTGTGGCATGGACGTTCACAAGAAATTTGTTGTCGCTACCATTGCTCTGACAGACTACAGGGGCGTTACTTCTTATGTTAAAAAGCGGTTCGCCACCTTCAATTCCGATCTTAATTCTTTGAAAAAATGGCTTCTTTCTTTCAATTGCACTGAGATCTGCCTCGAATCCACTGGTAAATACTGGATTCCAATTTTTAATATCCTGGAGGATTCCTGTCACGTTGTCGTTGCTAACCCCAAGTATGTCAGGGCTATCAAAGGACAGAAAACCGATGACAAAGACTCCGCCTGGATTGCGGATCTGTTTAAATTTGATATTGTTCCTTCCAGTTATATCCCCTGTAAGGAAATTCGCATGCTTCGGGAATTGTTCCGATACCGGCAGAAACTGATTGGCCACCGCAGCAGTGAGAAAAACCGGTTACAGAATGCTCTTACGGTTTCCAACATTGCCCTTGCATCCGTCCTCTCAGATACCTTTGGAAAATCAGCGACCGCCATCGTTGACTATATCCTGACCTGTGAGGTATTTGACCCCGAATACTGTAAATCCCTGCTTCTTAAAAAAGCAAAGGACAAGGCAGATGATGTTGTAACCTCCATAATCGGTTATGAACTGCGCCGTGACCAATCCGTTAAGATTAAGGTCTGCAGAAAGCATTTCGATGAAATCAATGAGTGCGTCTCCACTCTCGAAGAAACGATTTCCGACCTGGCTAAACCTTACCATAAATTTATCGAATTGGCTACTACAATTCCTGGAATTACAGAGCAGTCTGCCACCTTTATCATTGCTGAAATCGGGGTGGATATGGCGGTATTCAAATCCTCAAAACGTTTGTGCTCCTGGGCTGGGCTGGCTCCTGAAAATAACGAAAGTGCCGGTAAAAAGAAGAGCGTCCATGTTTCAAGAGCCGGGGTGTACTTAAAGCCTCTGCTGGTTCAGTGTGCAAATGCTGCCATCAAGAGTAAAAACCCTTACTTCAGATACAAATATGACCGTATAAAAAAACGTCGTGGTCATAAACGGGCAATCATTGCCATTGCACGCATGGTGTTGACTTGCATTTACCACATGTTCCAAAAGCAGGAGGTATTTAATCCTGCCGATACGGATTATTCCGCTATTCCTGAAGAAATGTACCGGAAATTTCAGGAACAGTATGACAGAAATGCCATCAAACGTTTAGAGAAACGAGGCTATATGATTACTCCTCCTGCTATGGCCTGA
- the rfbG gene encoding CDP-glucose 4,6-dehydratase — MKMKELTDFYRDKRVLVTGHTGFKGAWLCRILALAGARVTGYSLEPPTDPSLFEIAGLEDRMDSVIGDIRNLKGLRDVFERVRPEVVFHLAAQPIVRDSYKDPVYTYETNVMGTVNVMECVRLTDSVRSFLNVTTDKVYENREWEYGYRECDPLDGYDPYSNSKSCSELVTHSYQKSFFSDGRCAVSTSRAGNVIGGGDFANDRIIPDCIRAAATGKDIIVRNPHSTRPYQLVLEPLAVYLTIAMRQYEDGRHQGYYNVGPDDKDCVTTGLLVDMFCRAWGGDVKWVNQYDGGPHEANFLKLDCSRIKSVFGWRPRYGVEEAVQKTVEWSRAYLDGEDMLEVMDRQITEFFS, encoded by the coding sequence ATGAAGATGAAGGAATTGACGGATTTTTATAGAGATAAAAGGGTGCTTGTGACGGGGCATACCGGGTTTAAGGGGGCCTGGCTTTGCAGGATACTGGCACTTGCCGGGGCCCGGGTGACGGGGTATTCCCTTGAACCTCCTACGGATCCCAGCTTGTTTGAGATTGCCGGGCTGGAGGACAGGATGGACAGTGTGATCGGCGATATCCGTAACCTTAAGGGGCTTAGGGACGTGTTTGAACGGGTGAGGCCGGAGGTTGTGTTTCATCTGGCGGCCCAGCCCATTGTCCGGGATTCTTATAAGGATCCGGTGTATACCTATGAGACAAATGTCATGGGAACAGTGAATGTGATGGAGTGCGTCAGATTGACGGACAGTGTCCGCTCTTTCCTCAATGTGACCACGGACAAGGTGTACGAGAACCGGGAATGGGAGTATGGATACAGGGAATGCGATCCTCTGGATGGATACGATCCCTATTCCAACAGTAAGTCCTGCTCCGAGCTGGTAACTCACAGCTATCAGAAATCATTTTTCAGTGACGGGCGGTGTGCTGTTTCTACCTCCAGGGCCGGAAATGTCATTGGAGGTGGCGATTTTGCCAATGACAGGATTATACCTGACTGTATCAGGGCGGCTGCAACAGGGAAAGATATCATTGTAAGGAATCCCCATTCCACCAGGCCCTATCAGCTGGTGCTGGAGCCCCTTGCCGTGTATCTTACCATTGCCATGAGGCAGTATGAGGATGGACGGCACCAGGGATATTATAACGTGGGACCGGACGATAAGGACTGCGTGACCACAGGACTCCTGGTGGATATGTTCTGCCGGGCCTGGGGCGGGGATGTGAAGTGGGTGAATCAGTATGACGGAGGCCCTCATGAGGCCAATTTCCTGAAGCTGGATTGTTCCAGAATAAAGTCAGTATTTGGCTGGCGCCCCAGATATGGGGTGGAGGAAGCCGTCCAAAAGACGGTAGAGTGGTCCAGGGCTTATCTGGACGGCGAGGATATGCTGGAGGTTATGGACCGGCAGATAACAGAATTTTTTTCGTAA
- the rfbH gene encoding lipopolysaccharide biosynthesis protein RfbH, translating into MAFEHKTETEARQQILDMVAEYCDTYHNKKGSFQEGDRIPYASRVYDHKEMVNLVDSSLEFWLTSGRYTDEFEKKLAGYLGVRFCSLVNSGSSANLAAFMTLTSPLLGERRVKRGDEIITVACGFPTTVAPAIQYGAVPVFVDVTIPQYNIDATKLEEALSEKTKAVMIAHTLGNPFDLRTVKAFCEKHNLWLVEDNCDALGTQYTMEEDGKEVTRFTGTIGDIGTSSFYPPHHMTMGEGGAVYTDNPLLNKIIRSFRDWGRDCVCPSGRDNMCGHRFDRQFGELPLGYDHKYVYSHLGYNLKATDMQAAIGCAQLDKFPSFVERRRHNFDRLKAGLEGTENQLILPEACPHSRPSWFGFLITCREGVDRNKIVRYVEKKGVQTRMLFAGNLTKHPCFDEMRAAGQGYRIVGSLDNTDRIMSDTFWVGVYPGMTDGMIDYMARTIKEAVECA; encoded by the coding sequence ATGGCATTTGAACATAAGACAGAGACAGAGGCAAGGCAGCAGATTCTGGACATGGTAGCCGAATACTGCGACACCTACCACAACAAAAAGGGGTCCTTTCAGGAGGGAGACCGCATCCCCTATGCTTCCAGGGTTTATGACCATAAGGAGATGGTAAACCTGGTGGACAGTTCGCTGGAGTTCTGGCTTACCTCCGGCAGGTACACCGATGAATTTGAGAAGAAGCTGGCAGGCTATCTGGGAGTGCGTTTCTGCTCCCTGGTGAACTCCGGTTCCTCCGCCAATCTGGCGGCCTTTATGACGCTGACCTCCCCTTTGCTGGGTGAGCGCAGGGTAAAGAGGGGGGATGAAATCATCACGGTTGCCTGCGGGTTTCCAACCACAGTGGCTCCTGCTATCCAGTACGGCGCGGTGCCGGTGTTCGTGGATGTGACCATCCCTCAGTATAACATCGATGCAACAAAGCTGGAAGAGGCCCTGTCCGAAAAGACAAAGGCGGTGATGATTGCCCACACCCTTGGAAATCCCTTCGATTTAAGGACAGTGAAGGCATTTTGTGAGAAACATAATCTGTGGCTGGTGGAGGACAACTGCGACGCTCTGGGTACCCAGTATACCATGGAAGAGGATGGAAAGGAAGTAACCCGTTTTACGGGCACCATCGGTGACATCGGCACATCCAGCTTCTATCCTCCCCATCACATGACGATGGGCGAGGGAGGCGCCGTGTATACGGACAATCCCCTTCTCAATAAAATTATCCGGTCCTTCCGCGACTGGGGCCGCGACTGCGTATGCCCCTCAGGCCGTGACAACATGTGCGGACACCGGTTTGACCGGCAGTTCGGGGAGCTTCCTCTGGGGTATGATCACAAATACGTGTATTCCCATCTCGGGTATAACCTGAAGGCAACGGACATGCAGGCCGCCATTGGCTGCGCCCAGCTGGATAAATTTCCCTCCTTTGTGGAGCGGCGGCGCCATAATTTTGACCGACTGAAGGCAGGGCTTGAAGGAACAGAGAATCAGCTGATTCTCCCGGAAGCCTGCCCGCATTCCAGGCCAAGCTGGTTCGGTTTTCTGATTACATGCAGGGAAGGCGTGGATCGGAATAAGATTGTCCGGTATGTGGAGAAAAAGGGTGTGCAGACCAGAATGCTGTTTGCGGGCAATCTGACAAAGCATCCATGTTTTGATGAAATGCGGGCAGCGGGCCAGGGATACCGCATTGTGGGAAGCCTGGACAACACGGACCGCATAATGTCCGACACATTCTGGGTGGGTGTGTATCCGGGAATGACAGACGGTATGATCGACTATATGGCCAGGACGATTAAGGAAGCAGTGGAGTGCGCATAG
- a CDS encoding LicD family protein, producing MMETYDMSRVHEANLTILKEIDRICRKYNIRYMLDAGTLIGAVRHKGFIPWDDDADVAFTRNQYEAFMKVAPRELPDTMELLEPDSYRGGKAFYDFTPRIIYKKSKCHEDSLEMQYYEGKLNHIWVDLFILDKLPASRAGAEFTRFLHKAVYGMAMGHRYKLDFGKYSMIHKIFVGGLAAVGRLVPMKLIFAMQKAAALKDRRSKGSLRYYSNYQPDYLYVTVDKSCCDQVEDADFEDTRLMIPKGWHQILTEVYGNYMEMPPEDKRVPTHSSQQIRIFD from the coding sequence ATGATGGAAACCTATGATATGAGCCGGGTCCATGAGGCTAACTTGACTATATTAAAAGAGATAGACCGGATTTGCCGTAAGTATAATATCCGCTACATGCTGGACGCAGGCACCCTCATAGGTGCCGTACGCCATAAGGGATTCATTCCCTGGGATGATGACGCGGATGTGGCGTTTACCAGAAACCAGTATGAAGCGTTCATGAAGGTGGCTCCAAGGGAGCTGCCGGATACCATGGAGCTTTTGGAGCCGGACAGTTACAGGGGCGGAAAGGCATTTTATGATTTCACACCCAGAATCATTTACAAGAAAAGCAAATGCCATGAGGACAGCTTGGAGATGCAGTACTATGAGGGAAAGCTGAACCATATATGGGTGGATTTGTTCATTCTGGACAAGCTTCCTGCCTCCAGGGCGGGGGCGGAATTTACCCGCTTCCTGCACAAGGCGGTGTATGGCATGGCCATGGGGCACAGGTATAAGCTGGATTTTGGTAAATACAGCATGATTCACAAGATATTCGTGGGAGGGCTGGCAGCCGTGGGCCGTCTGGTACCCATGAAGCTTATCTTTGCCATGCAGAAGGCCGCTGCCCTGAAGGACAGGCGCAGCAAGGGGAGCCTGCGCTATTACAGCAACTATCAGCCGGATTATCTGTATGTGACTGTGGATAAGTCCTGCTGCGACCAGGTGGAGGATGCGGATTTTGAGGATACCCGTCTGATGATTCCGAAGGGATGGCACCAGATACTGACAGAGGTGTATGGAAATTACATGGAAATGCCGCCGGAGGACAAACGGGTGCCCACCCACTCCAGCCAGCAAATCCGTATTTTTGATTAG
- the tnpA gene encoding IS200/IS605 family transposase, with protein MSETIRKSHNVSVLMYHFVCPAKYRRVVIDEDVDRVIKETCEGIQERYEIRFLEVGTDKDHIHFLIQSVPAYSPKKIIQIVKSIIAREVFAKCPQVKKKLWGGEFWTDGYYVATVSEHGNEQIISRYVKEQGQEKNYKTIYKNVEKTKQYSIWDYM; from the coding sequence ATGAGTGAAACAATACGCAAGTCACACAATGTATCAGTACTCATGTATCATTTCGTATGTCCAGCAAAATATAGAAGAGTAGTAATAGATGAAGATGTAGATAGGGTAATCAAAGAAACGTGTGAGGGAATTCAGGAAAGGTATGAAATAAGATTTTTGGAAGTAGGTACAGATAAAGACCATATACATTTTCTTATCCAGTCAGTGCCTGCATATAGTCCAAAAAAAATCATCCAAATAGTGAAGAGCATCATAGCCCGGGAGGTGTTCGCGAAATGTCCACAAGTGAAGAAAAAATTGTGGGGAGGAGAATTCTGGACAGATGGCTATTACGTAGCAACGGTGAGTGAACATGGGAATGAGCAAATCATAAGTAGATATGTGAAAGAACAGGGACAGGAAAAAAATTATAAAACAATCTATAAAAACGTAGAGAAAACAAAGCAGTATAGCATATGGGATTATATGTAG
- a CDS encoding glycosyltransferase family 2 protein has product MDRLLSVVVSVYNEEKALEEFYRETTKVLRQISWGYELLFVNDGSRDGSQDILDRLAASDSRVRVISFSRNFGHEAAMIAGLDYSRGDGIICMDADLQHPPECIPDILAKFEEGYQVINMVRTRNRTAGLVKNITSSGFYWLINRISDVHFEANASDFFAVSRHVAQVLKDSYREKVRFLRGYVQNVGFKKTAVEYEARARVAGESKYSIKKLFVFSINTILCFSNMPLKLGIYAGIFSALLGFAVMIYTLCTRKGAPSGYATIVVLICFMFAMMFVIIGIIGEYIAILFTELKDRPIYIVDRMENMDQGENVDQTASITDRTENRNQTKNAH; this is encoded by the coding sequence ATGGACAGGTTGTTATCAGTTGTGGTATCGGTCTACAACGAAGAAAAGGCATTGGAAGAATTTTACAGGGAAACCACAAAGGTGTTGAGGCAAATCAGCTGGGGCTATGAGCTGCTTTTTGTCAATGACGGCAGCAGGGATGGAAGCCAGGATATACTGGACCGGCTGGCCGCGTCCGATTCAAGGGTCAGGGTGATAAGCTTTTCCAGGAACTTTGGACATGAGGCGGCCATGATAGCGGGACTGGACTACAGCAGGGGAGACGGCATTATCTGTATGGACGCGGACCTGCAGCATCCCCCGGAGTGTATACCGGATATCCTGGCTAAGTTTGAGGAAGGATATCAGGTCATCAACATGGTCCGCACCAGAAACAGAACAGCAGGACTGGTGAAGAATATCACATCCTCCGGCTTTTACTGGCTTATCAACCGGATCTCAGATGTACACTTTGAGGCAAATGCCTCTGACTTTTTTGCGGTCTCCCGCCATGTGGCCCAGGTGCTGAAGGACAGCTACAGGGAAAAGGTGCGTTTCCTCAGAGGCTATGTGCAGAACGTGGGCTTTAAGAAAACCGCCGTTGAGTATGAAGCAAGGGCCCGGGTGGCAGGGGAGAGCAAATACAGTATCAAGAAGCTGTTCGTGTTCTCCATCAATACAATCCTGTGCTTTTCCAACATGCCCCTGAAGCTTGGAATTTACGCGGGCATATTCTCGGCCCTGCTGGGCTTCGCCGTCATGATATACACTCTTTGTACCAGAAAAGGGGCTCCCAGTGGCTATGCCACCATTGTGGTATTGATTTGCTTTATGTTTGCCATGATGTTTGTGATTATCGGCATTATCGGTGAGTATATTGCGATTCTGTTTACGGAGCTGAAGGACAGGCCTATTTATATTGTGGATCGGATGGAGAATATGGACCAGGGAGAAAATGTGGACCAGACCGCCAGTATCACAGACCGGACAGAAAATAGAAACCAGACAAAGAATGCTCATTAG